A single Bosea sp. PAMC 26642 DNA region contains:
- a CDS encoding exonuclease domain-containing protein → MAFLYFDLEASGLGPCVDMPLQAAFVQADADHRVQRELTLRCRLPVHVVPSPDALLITGVTPAMLENQPLSHLEMMAQIARILADCKPTMLVGYNNIRFDDEMVRQSFFQTLLPPYAASMTGHGRLDVLTSLRAIVMVEPEAVMIPRDAAGKAVLKLGAVCRANGIALSEDDAHDALADVRATRELFMLLLDQAPMTMATMLGHAKKSGPIALMEPGEPLILGGTSRLTPVLPTIGSPTNPNARVCIDLSQDPAGFIDLAAPDLLVRIRSSRSPVRQVKTNAMPILFAWHQAAHALVDPEPDHVYRDRARALWAHPTFLRQLALALKDQYVDREVSPWPEAQLYSGGFVSDADVAACQRFHEIEWKFRENFTAWHIRDPRLRSLALRQIFLNAPEALSPEARRRGRDWLQHRLTTEDEVPWLTFPKALARCDELAATIEPGLLAALDEIRAWLLQRRDALPQGVEEVPVLAAS, encoded by the coding sequence ATGGCATTTCTCTACTTTGATCTGGAGGCGTCCGGACTCGGTCCCTGCGTCGATATGCCGCTGCAGGCGGCGTTCGTACAAGCCGACGCAGATCACCGCGTCCAACGCGAGCTGACGCTGCGCTGCCGCTTGCCCGTGCATGTCGTGCCGTCGCCGGATGCGCTGCTAATCACCGGTGTCACGCCGGCGATGCTGGAAAACCAGCCGCTAAGCCATCTCGAGATGATGGCGCAGATCGCCCGGATCCTCGCCGACTGTAAGCCAACTATGTTAGTCGGCTACAATAATATTCGGTTCGACGACGAGATGGTTCGGCAGTCGTTCTTCCAGACACTGCTGCCGCCCTACGCAGCCTCGATGACCGGTCACGGCCGATTAGACGTGCTGACGAGCCTGCGCGCGATCGTGATGGTCGAACCGGAGGCCGTCATGATCCCGCGCGACGCCGCCGGCAAGGCCGTGCTCAAGCTCGGCGCGGTGTGCAGGGCGAATGGAATAGCGCTCAGCGAGGACGACGCCCATGACGCGCTCGCCGACGTCAGGGCGACCCGCGAGCTGTTCATGCTGTTGCTCGACCAGGCGCCGATGACAATGGCGACGATGCTGGGTCACGCCAAGAAATCAGGCCCGATCGCCCTGATGGAACCGGGAGAGCCGCTGATCCTTGGTGGAACTTCGCGCCTGACGCCGGTGCTGCCCACGATCGGTTCGCCAACCAATCCCAACGCCCGGGTCTGCATCGACCTCAGCCAGGACCCCGCCGGGTTCATCGACCTGGCCGCCCCGGACCTGCTCGTCCGGATCCGGTCGAGCCGGTCACCGGTGCGACAGGTGAAGACGAACGCCATGCCCATCCTGTTCGCATGGCACCAGGCCGCCCATGCCCTGGTCGATCCCGAACCCGATCATGTCTATCGCGATCGGGCCCGGGCGCTGTGGGCGCACCCGACATTCCTTCGTCAGCTCGCCCTCGCGCTCAAGGACCAGTACGTCGATCGCGAGGTATCGCCCTGGCCCGAAGCGCAGCTTTATTCGGGCGGCTTCGTCTCGGACGCCGATGTCGCCGCTTGCCAGCGCTTCCACGAGATCGAGTGGAAGTTCCGCGAGAACTTCACCGCCTGGCACATCAGAGACCCTCGGCTGCGCAGCCTGGCGCTTCGGCAGATCTTCCTGAACGCGCCGGAGGCGCTCTCGCCCGAGGCTCGGCGCAGGGGCCGGGACTGGCTGCAGCACCGCCTCACGACCGAGGACGAGGTGCCATGGCTGACTTTTCCCAAGGCGTTGGCGCGCTGCGACGAACTGGCCGCGACGATCGAACCTGGCTTGCTGGCCGCGCTCGATGAGATCAGGGCCTGGCTCCTGCAGCGCCGCGACGCGCTGCCGCAAGGGGTGGAGGAAGTACCCGTCTTGGCCGCCTCCTGA
- a CDS encoding DUF899 family protein — protein MATEAAANPKDLAKKGRTPFPGESDAYRNARQALLADEIKFRRDMTRLSEQRRALPPGPVIEKDYRFKDGNGNDIGLIDLFGDHDALVTYFWMYGPKRERPCPMCTNWLGAVNGNAADIKQRVALKILGRSPVERQLRFAFERGWEHLDFVQTIGDDYASDLKLLNDDGTENPALVVFRRDGGKVRLFWASEMSMELADPGQDPRDAPDIASLWSILDLTPGGRGTDWYPKLEYGS, from the coding sequence ATGGCCACCGAGGCAGCTGCCAACCCGAAAGACCTGGCGAAAAAGGGCCGTACGCCTTTCCCCGGCGAAAGCGATGCGTATCGCAACGCGCGCCAGGCGTTGCTTGCCGACGAAATCAAATTCCGCCGTGACATGACCCGCTTGAGCGAGCAGCGCCGTGCGCTTCCTCCAGGCCCTGTTATCGAAAAAGACTATCGCTTCAAGGACGGGAACGGCAATGACATCGGTCTGATCGACCTGTTCGGCGATCATGATGCGCTCGTGACCTATTTCTGGATGTATGGCCCCAAGCGAGAGCGGCCTTGCCCGATGTGCACGAACTGGCTGGGCGCGGTGAACGGCAACGCCGCCGACATCAAGCAGCGAGTAGCACTAAAGATCCTTGGCCGTAGTCCGGTCGAGCGGCAGCTTCGTTTCGCCTTCGAGCGCGGCTGGGAGCACCTCGATTTTGTCCAAACGATCGGCGATGACTATGCCAGCGACCTAAAACTGCTCAACGACGATGGCACCGAAAACCCCGCGCTAGTCGTGTTCAGGCGCGATGGCGGCAAGGTGCGGCTGTTCTGGGCCAGCGAAATGTCGATGGAGCTTGCGGACCCTGGTCAGGACCCGCGCGACGCGCCGGACATCGCGTCGCTATGGTCGATTCTCGATTTGACGCCCGGGGGTCGCGGAACCGACTGGTATCCCAAGTTGGAGTATGGATCGTAA
- the ilvD gene encoding dihydroxy-acid dehydratase gives MPAYRSRTTTHGRNMAGARGLWRATGMKDSDFGKPIIAVVNSFTQFVPGHVHLKDLGQLVAREIEKAGGVAKEFNTIAVDDGIAMGHDGMLYSLPSRELIADSVEYMVNAHCADAMVCISNCDKITPGMLMASMRLNIPTVFVSGGPMEAGKYIAEGVLKKVDLVDAMVAAADSTYSDAEVEAIERSACPTCGSCSGMFTANSMNCLTEALGLALPGNGSVLATHADRKRLFVEAGHLIVDITRRHYEQDDASVLPRNVASFKAFENAMTLDIAMGGSTNTVLHLLAAAHEAECAFSMADIDRLSRQVPVLCKVAPSVANVHMEDIHRAGGIMAILGELDRAGLIDSSLPTVHATSIAEALERWDVAQTTSESVRSFYSAAPGGVPTQVAFSQERRYEELDLDRSGGVIRDRAHAHSQDGGLAVLYGNLALDGCIVKTAGVDSSILTFSGPAVIFESQDAAVDGILNGKVKVGDVVVIRYEGPRGGPGMQEMLYPTSYLKSKGLGKACALITDGRFSGGSSGLSIGHVSPEAAEGGAIGLVEPGDMIAIDIPGRSIVLYVGDEELARRRAAMDATGKYGWKPAVARKRKVTTALKAYAAFATSAARGAVRVTS, from the coding sequence ATGCCCGCCTATCGCTCCCGCACCACCACCCATGGCCGCAATATGGCCGGCGCGCGCGGCCTCTGGCGCGCCACCGGCATGAAGGATTCGGACTTCGGCAAGCCGATCATAGCAGTCGTGAACTCCTTCACGCAGTTCGTGCCCGGCCATGTCCATCTCAAGGACCTCGGCCAGCTGGTGGCGCGCGAGATCGAAAAGGCCGGCGGCGTCGCCAAGGAGTTCAACACCATCGCGGTCGATGACGGCATCGCCATGGGCCATGACGGGATGCTCTACAGCCTGCCCTCGCGCGAACTGATCGCCGACAGCGTCGAATACATGGTCAACGCCCATTGCGCCGATGCGATGGTCTGCATCTCGAACTGCGACAAGATCACGCCCGGCATGCTGATGGCCTCGATGCGCCTCAACATTCCCACCGTCTTCGTCTCCGGCGGGCCTATGGAGGCCGGAAAGTACATCGCCGAGGGCGTGCTCAAAAAAGTCGACCTCGTCGACGCCATGGTCGCCGCCGCGGACAGCACGTACTCCGACGCCGAGGTCGAGGCGATCGAGCGCTCGGCCTGCCCGACCTGCGGCTCCTGCTCGGGCATGTTCACCGCCAATTCGATGAATTGCCTGACCGAGGCGCTGGGCCTGGCGCTGCCGGGCAACGGCTCGGTGCTGGCGACCCATGCCGACCGCAAGCGCCTCTTCGTCGAGGCCGGGCATCTGATCGTCGACATCACCCGGCGCCATTACGAGCAGGACGATGCCAGCGTGCTGCCGCGCAATGTCGCGAGCTTCAAGGCCTTCGAGAACGCGATGACGCTCGACATCGCCATGGGCGGCTCAACCAATACGGTGCTGCATCTGCTGGCGGCGGCGCACGAAGCCGAATGCGCGTTCAGCATGGCCGACATCGACCGGCTGTCGCGGCAGGTGCCGGTTTTGTGCAAGGTCGCGCCCTCGGTCGCCAACGTCCATATGGAGGACATCCATCGCGCTGGCGGCATCATGGCGATCCTGGGCGAACTCGACCGCGCCGGCCTGATCGACAGCTCGCTGCCGACCGTGCATGCGACGAGCATAGCCGAGGCGCTGGAGCGCTGGGACGTGGCGCAGACGACGAGCGAGAGCGTGCGCTCCTTCTATAGCGCCGCGCCCGGCGGCGTGCCGACGCAGGTCGCCTTCAGCCAGGAGCGGCGCTACGAGGAGCTCGACCTCGACCGCAGCGGTGGCGTGATCCGCGACAGGGCCCATGCCCATTCGCAGGATGGCGGGCTCGCCGTGCTCTACGGTAATCTCGCGCTCGACGGCTGCATCGTGAAAACGGCGGGCGTCGATTCGTCTATCCTGACCTTCTCCGGCCCCGCTGTGATCTTCGAGAGCCAGGACGCGGCGGTAGACGGCATCCTCAACGGCAAGGTCAAGGTCGGCGACGTCGTGGTGATCCGCTATGAGGGGCCGCGAGGCGGGCCGGGCATGCAGGAGATGCTCTATCCGACGAGCTATCTGAAGTCGAAAGGGCTCGGCAAGGCCTGCGCGCTGATCACCGACGGGCGCTTTTCTGGCGGCTCGTCGGGACTCTCGATCGGCCATGTCTCGCCGGAAGCGGCTGAGGGCGGCGCGATCGGCCTCGTCGAGCCCGGCGACATGATTGCGATCGACATCCCCGGCCGCAGCATCGTGCTCTATGTCGGAGACGAGGAACTCGCACGCCGTCGGGCCGCCATGGACGCAACGGGCAAGTACGGCTGGAAGCCGGCGGTTGCGCGCAAGCGCAAGGTAACCACCGCGCTGAAGGCCTATGCCGCTTTCGCGACGAGCGCGGCCAGGGGCGCGGTGCGCGTCACGTCCTAA